In one window of Solanum pennellii chromosome 2, SPENNV200 DNA:
- the LOC107012032 gene encoding uncharacterized protein LOC107012032, giving the protein MIAVAKAGYRAIAPDYRGYGLSDQPTQPEKTTLLDLVSDLLALLDALSISKVFLIGKDFGCAILSRFVLLHGERVSGIITVGVPFVLPQPSNLSEKLPEGFYVSRWREPGRAEADFDRLDAKTVVRNVYILFSRSEIPIANEDEEIMDIVQPSTPLPPWFSEEDLAAYGALYEKSGFRTALQVPYRRSMHEQANITDPKVHVPALFIAGEKDYFLKFPGVQVYISGGLKNLVPNLQMVNLPEGTHFVQEQLPDEVNRLVLNFLTNNSQS; this is encoded by the exons ATGATAGCTGTAGCCAAAGCGGGTTACAGAGCTATTGCACCCGATTATAGAGGATACGGATTATCGGATCAACCAACTCAACCCGAGAAAACCACATTACTCGATCTTGTCAGTGACCTCCTTGCACTCCTTGATGCTCTCAGCATCTCTAAG GTTTTTCTAATTGGCAAAGACTTTGGATGTGCTATCCTCTCCCGTTTTGTTCTTCTCCATGGGGAGAGAGTTTCTGGAATTATCACCGTGGGAGTGCCATTCGTGCTCCCACAACCTTCCAATTTATCTGAAAAACTCCCCGAAGGCTTCTATGTTTCACGTTGGAGG GAGCCTGGGAGAGCTGAAGCTGATTTTGATCGCCTGGACGCTAAAACTGTAGTGAGAAATGTATACATTCTTTTCTCCAGAAGTGAAATACCAATAGCCAATGAAGATGAGGAAATCATGGACATTGTGCAACCTTCGACTCCTCTTCCCCCTTGGTTCTCCGAGGAAGACCTGGCTGCATATGGAGCTTTGTATGAAAAATCTGGATTCCGAACTGCATTGCAGGTTCCTTATAG GAGGTCAATGCATGAACAAGCCAACATTACAGATCCAAAAGTTCATGTTCCAGCACTGTTTATCGCGGGCGAGAAAGACTACTTCCTGAAATTTCCAGGAGTGCAAGTCTACATAAGTGGAGGACTCAAAAATTTAGTCCCCAATCTGCAGATGGTTAACTTGCCAGAAGGAACACATTTTGTTCAAGAGCAATTACCCGATGAGGTCAATCGACTCGTGCTCAACTTCCTCACTAATAATAGCCAATCTTGA